CTATTTTAATCATTTGCTTTTCAACCACACAACACAACCCAAACCCAGAACAAATCTAAACTCCGCTTCTGCCATCTTCAGATTTGTAGTTTATGATATGAAAGAAAGGGTAGTAATAGTAGTATTAGACTCTAGAAAGTTGTAAATGCCATTCTACTAGTAATCTATAAagtctctctcttttttatgCTTGCCTTTTCGAAACTCTATATTCtcattttaagattttgatgGTTGTCGCTTTAAGGTAGTGGGTTTGTGCGGCTAATAATTAACAAGCGGACTAGCAACGAGGCTAAAATCATCTTTTGGATGAAAAACATGGCAGAAGACAGAACTTAATGATGAACAAATGATTACGATCCATGGCAACATCCTGCTTTTTCAGTTTCTTTCATCTTTCATACAAGTACCCTTACCTTGGCAATtcagaaatgaaatttgaaggGGCCCAAAGTTAAATGCAATCATAAGCGTTACACCGAGCTACGTGAcgtgacaaaataaaataaactgtGTTCCAAGGTGGTAAAAGGAGGCACATGGTTTGGGTACTTATTGGtagtgaaaatttaaaaaattgtttaacaagTAGCTGGGGagtccaaaattaaaaatgatagagAGGACAAGAGTTTGAATGGACAATAAGTTTCCAGCTAGTTGGTGGGCTCAGAAGTAGAAATTGAGTAGGCATGGATGGATGAGTGATGATAAATGGAGAGAAGAGGTGAGAGGGCCATTTGAATTAGTTAGCATGAGAGGAGGATCTGAAACAGAGATGTCAGGTGTGGAGCCCTAATAGGAGAGTCTCTGCTGTCAAATCCATCACCATCTCCCCGTCTTGTTCTTGGCCCAGTGCTCTTATGCTTTATTCTTGGTAGTGTTAATGGGAGTATAGGAGTATAGGAGGATGAGGAAGAGGAGCACGACGACGTCCCAAAAACAACACCACCAACAACGCCAATTCTGTTTTAGCTTTGGTCTGCTCCAAAGGACCTGCTTTTTATGTCAGTTTCTGTTGCGCTATAAATAACCCATGGCTACTGCACTCTAGGCTAGGGATCTACACTTTATATCTTATCTATCAACTCATCTAATTTTAGTACCACTGCTTCAATTCAAAAATAATCTATAAACCATTTTCATTCAATCTGATTTGAAGGATAGTGAGGATTTGCAAAGATTTTGTGTGTTCACTTCTATTGAAAATTGCAGATTTATGAATATGGATTAGTTGGTCTGGTGCTATAACAATTTGTCttattagttaataataataagtaataatatattaattttaattataaagataaaataaaaatattatattttaatttattaaaaaaattatatttatcacatAAATCAAATCACTTTCAAATAACACAAACTTTACGTTCTCACTCTCCAAATATAAACACAAGCTAAGGACATAGATTGATGGTTTATCCAGATATAAATGCCTTTACTTTTTTTTGCTGACTACGTACATTGTGAGAAAATTTAAGTGTATATGTTATTAGAGGGTATATTGGATGCTTAATCAGTGAGTTATAAATGTGTAGAATAAAAAAGAGGTAGAGAAAAGGTAAAGAAATAAGTGTTTTGTTGGGTGAATTTGTAGGGGGGTGACCACCATTCTCTTTGTACAAAAGACGATGGAGATTGAACTTGCAGGACAATATGGCATCGATTTTGAATTATTGCTGTGCCAAATCTTAAGCCCACGTTTCACAATTCAAAGGGGACCCAAAATGAAAACAAGAGGACAGGGGAATACCATTTACATTTCACAATCCGTCACCATCTGCCAAATATTCAATGATTTCATTTCAATAATCATTAAAAGTAAATTGGATAAAATTTTACACCGTATCCCATAAGATTGCCATAAAACAAACTCTAATCTGgtttaatactaataataaagtAACCATATTTTTTCCAGTTTACTAACAGATACTCTAATATTAGTTTTGTAAAAGAAATCATCTAAAAGCATTTAAgtacatttaatttattaattttgttgcattttttccatcttaattataattaatgtaaatgaGCATTACAAATGTTGAGAGTACTGCtattcattttccatttttctccAGTTCAAGGTGACTTGATTATTTGGTCACAAGAATACAAAGTAAAAATATTGACAATTGAGTTCATTTAATAGATCTTTTAGCTCTATCACGCCAATTACCAATGCAACGTTCCTTTCTCTAACACTTACATGTGGTGTCTATTAGTTGAGTCACGAGAATTTAAGACGATTTAAGATGTAGAAGAAGGGTGGTAGTGACACGTCAAGGTTTCTGTTCAAAGCATTCATTCTAGCAACACTGCAATTTCAGTAGTTTTGAGCAACTCTGCCTTATGTTGTGAGTTGTACTCTTGTCTTCTCAATCTGTTTCGACTAAAAGATCTTCTTTAAATGTATGTGTGTTGGGCTACCCTTGACCAGATTTTGCTGTCTgcttttagatatttatttcatttttaaaaatactttttgctttattttatttactctttttatattttgaatttataagtTATATTGTCTTTTTCACTCAgtaaaatcaaagttttgacAAACCAAAAATACTTTCAATATTCAATAggtaatttattaaaacaccGCTATGTTTTCGTGTAATTGATgttatgtaataaatttatcaattcttataaaattatttcaaacaataCACATTCTACAACATGAGAGCACActacttttgttctttttctacAGATTTCTAGGGAAATAAGGTAAAACTAACAAATAATCTCTTTTATTAACTTCTCTTAGCATTTCCTCTTATTTCACTTTCATATAAGATATatgtatgaataaaatatttgaaaatatatgatatttgagGATATGATagtattaaatatatacatataaagtaataaaaagaaatgtatcTTTCAAATAGgcaaataaaaaggaaaagaatattAGTAAAGAGGAAATATtactaacattttttaatacagCTTTCATATTCATCAGGATTGGAGTTCTGCAGTGACCTACCTGATATGCTGAATTGCTGATGGACCGATCGAGTGATTCGTTTCTCTAGCTCTTTCACTGTCGTTTTTGTCTTAACAGATCTCCTCTCATTTTAACCAACTTTCCTAATTTCACTGCTTTGACTGGCCAATGCTAGGACGGGCAGTCTTCAAATTAGAGGTCCGAGTCCAGATTGCTATTCTAAACATGTTACAACACTTAGAAGAAACACTCCAAGAACAATGCTTGTAGATAAACTAGTGATCGGTTCCAAATATATTGTTTACAAAATCTAAAACACTAAAAAGTGTAAATAAACCCGGACCAAGACGCGGGAAGTGCAAAACCAACCCTCTCTATACTGTAGAAACTCGGCACTTACAATTATCATTCTCGATACAGGGGCACATTTTAGAAAACATTATTCGAGGTAAATACAAAGCTCAACAAAACACTTCATTTTGTACAATACAAAGCCAGATGGTTGCGGAAAAACAGGGTGAAGAAAGCACATGACCCAAGAAACACGGACGATTTGATGTTAGGCCATGCAGACGAAGGAGCACATGGACACTTTAGGTGTTTTAACTATGCAACTAAGTTCCTAACAGGTGAGGATGTTTCCTCTTATTCTAATGGAGAGAATAAATCATTATGATCAATGAAATTGGTGTTGGATTTCATTTCTGGTTTTGTTCTACCTTCGCTCGAATCTTCTGCTCCAAAACAGATATCTCAGTATCAAGGTTGAACATCCTATTCAAAGCATGCATGTTCTCGAGTGTCTCACTAAGAGTCCGACTGTCATTCCCATCGCACCTTAAATGTTGCATTGGACCATGAAGCAACTTATTCACTATACCCCGACTAAGATCATCCACAGCCCTCCGTGTTTTTTTTGGTATATCATCACCCATCTTACCTAAGCATTTCTCCAGCTCAGCAAGCCTGATTCTTTCTGCATAAGCCCTCAGTTTTTTTATAGTAGGAACAGTTTCCAGCGAGTCCCTCCAAGCTTCGAATTGCTTAGATTCTTCAGCAATGATTGTCTGTGCTTCCATTGCTTTTCTTAGGCGATCCTCTTTATTGGCAGCCACAACCTCTTTAAGGTCATCAACGTTGTAAACTCGCACATACTCAAGGTCTGAGACACATGAACCCACATTCCGGGGAACAGAAATGTCAACGAAAATGCGACGGCCTCCAACATCTTGACTTGCAGGAGGAAGATCTTTGACATTACTTTTCAAGAATAATGGGGTTTCTGATGCAGTACTGGTGAAAACTACATCAGCTTCACCGGCACAGGTGAGCATTTCTGAAAGGGGTTTGTAGATTATTTCAGTATCCTTCAGTTCTTCTCGTATTGCAGCAACTCTCTCCTCGGTTCTATTGACAACAACCATCTTTTTGCAACCTTTTGCCACCAAATGTTTGATCACGAGCTTCCCCATCTTCCCAGCTCCAATAACCAACATTCTGGTATTATCAAGTGAGGCTTCAGGTAGCTTCATAAAAGCCAACTCCACAGCAGCTGAGCTCACAGAAACTGCCCCGGAAGCAATGTTAGTCTCAGTTCTAACCCTTTTACCAACAGTAATCGCATGCTTGAATAGCCCACTGATGTTTCTCCCAAAGCCGTTAACTCCTTGTCCAACCTTGACAACTTGCTTTACTTGGGCAAGGATTTGACCTTCTCCCAAAACAAGAGAATCAAGACCTGCTGCTACTTCAAAAAGATGTTGCGTGGCATCATTGTTGTAAAGTAAAAATCGGTGCTGGTTTAGCTCTGAAACAGGGACAGAACTTGTCTGCAAAAAAGAACAggcatgtaaatatttaataatgcgCTTTAAAAACCATCTGGGTAATAAACTTTACGGATACTGATTCAATGACTTTTTTCCGAGAAACGTCACTGTAACTTAATTTTCATGTGTAGACCAACTTCATTTTtccaaaagaagaaatataaaagaaaagttatgtgAAAAAGTCACTGGATCCGTTCCCTAAACTATACACATACTTTTGACATCCATTCCATGACTTCTTTGACACCACGATGTTGGGACAGTGCAAGAACATATATCTCCATTCGGTTGCAGGTGCTGAGAACAGCTGCTTCTTCAATATGATTAAGACTACACAGCTCTGCAATAGCTCTAGGCCATTCCGCTTCTGGAATTGCAAGTTTTTCACGCATTTCCACGGGTGCCGTGTGCACACTTAGCCCAATGACAACAATGCTGCTCCTTTCCTTTGTATACCCTGTCAAggttaattacaaaatatttaaaagctaCAACCAGAAAACATCAGATAATTAACCGGCACAAATCCAATGAAAGCCTTTGGTGTAAACATTCCCCTGGATCTTCACCTCAAGTCCCAATTCCCGAAAGCTACAAGTCTACATAGAATATAATTAAGGCGTACGACTCCAGTCATGAAGTACAAAAGCCCAATCACTTGGAACATTCCAattccatttcatttttttcccttttcaacATTAACAAAAAGGACCCGTAATCAAATTGAATACTGATCGAACAGCGATGATATGGTTCCAGGTATTGTTGcaattgtttaatatttcaaGCACCCACTATACTATTCCACATTCAGATCAAAAAGTAAAATCGCCCAACAAAGATAATTGCAGAGAAGAATATGTGAGGAAATTCTCCACAGACGTACGACTAATGCCCAGGCTTAAAATGATCTTAAATACAAGACGAAGTATAAATAACACGAGTGTTTTTATTCAACAAAGGAAAGATACAAAACGACAAACTCAAGCGTAATTCCGGGGAGAAAGATAGAAACCATGGGGAGAAACGGGAATACCGAATTAACGAGATTACGAaggcaataaaagaaaatgtaaagttATATGGACTTACTATCAGCAGCAGAAGTCTTGAGCTGCTCAAGAGCGGAGAGAGAGATAGCATTGTTGGGAGCAACTGATGCATCAGAGGGCTTAGAGTCGCAGCGAACAACCCCTCTCCGGACGAAGGTTGTTCTGTCATGGCGAAGAAAAGCAGTGGGTAATGCCTTTGAAGGAAATTgcgaggaagaggaagatgaggaTTTGAGGTACAGCGCATCAAATTTGGGAGCTGAGAATGTGGATGGAAGTGCCATTGTGGCGCGagaaccctaaccctaaaaAAGAACGGAAGGGGGAATTGAGGTGGAAGATGTTAGAGAGGAGGGGCAGTCGCAGAAGGGAAGATAAATTATAACAGTTATGCAAACTTTGACCCTCCTCTCTCTGATTTGGTCTAAGGCGTGTGGCTTTGTTACGAAAAACAGAGCCTTTGTAGGTTTCATTCATATATCAGATTTCTCTGACTTCTCACCATGCTTTATCCACACTCCTACCTTTGACATGTGTTAAATTAAATCACTGTAAGAATATctcaaaagtatttttatttttttatgtcttttCTTTAATTACTGCAACACTTCAATTTATCAAACTCcttaatattattcattttcagataaaaaagaaaaattcataagtttgatttaattttgatttgaaggCACCTAAAATGTTTGGTAAGAAGTAATTAACAATATATTGCTTGGAGTGATGATGTTGAATTGGCAGGAACAGCAAATGAGTTTCCATTTTTAggatagaaaatattaaataggaAAATAGGCAGGCATGAATTATGAAACCCCAGCAAGTTGAGTCCAACTACTGCAGCAGGCTATGAAAGCCCAACATCTGTATATAAACAAACTTTAAGCATTTATGTCTGCTTTATACAGATCCCATCAGATATGCTTCTCTACAGATGTCTTTCACAGGTTCTCACTCATGCTCTGTGCTTCTCAGTTTATCATTATCAGATGTCTTTAGCTTGAAATTACCTTCATTCCATTTATGTGCATCTCTTTCAGTTTACTTCTTATGCTGTCTACAACCAATGTCCTCGCCACCTACGAACTCTGCATCACCTACAATTTCCTACGGcaactcaaatattattatacctGTTATCAACTAATTGCGTTTCAAGCCaaacttaaaattgataaaagtaaaattgtgtTTCATTGGTTCGAATGAACAAAGTTCAATGTGATGCATGCAAATAAAGCTGTATTTAAAgagaaaatcttattttattttaattaacttacctcaactaaaaaattaaaaaattaaaaatatacatgtaAGCATATCATAAAATTCCAAACATTAATAACGTAATGTAATATCATTAACTTggtttgaatttattatattaatattgatagTCGTCACTATTAAATTTAACCGATTTACTAAACCAATTCAAACATTGGTTTGGATAATCCGAACCAGACAACATTTATACTcctagttaattaaaattacactCTCTTAAGGGCTGCACTAATTAGAATATTAGATACCTGTTCAGGCCAAAGAAAACCACTTAGTAATTTGTCTGTTTTATATCCCATTCACCACAAAAGAGCATAGAGAaagttaaattttcattttcgttgTAAATGTGAGAAAATTACGCCACGATGATTATAGGCATccagaaacaaaattatttacagCAAGTAAACCAACTCTTCTAAAACCAACCAGTCACACGAGTATGGGGCTACAAGTTTCTAGTAAACACTAGTTGTAGAGTTGGTGAATGCAAAGGCAACACTGGCATTATGTAATAATTGTGAGCAAGGGATAACTTGAACCCACAAAACAAGTATTTTTAACAAGGAATTGCAGTTATAACAAAGATTTAGAAGATACAAGGGGAAGAGGGCTACAAGAGCAGGAACGAAGTCAAACGAGGCCGGTCTATATATTTAATCACGTAGACGAGGCCAATCTCACGCTGTATCAGATTTTTTGCGTACAAATCAGATCATTAAGACACCTCTCTAGACTTTTACATTGCAGGATAAAATATGGTTATAGAAAAAGTCTGCAATCTGAATTATGAAATAACAAACTTAAGCGTTTTGAATAGTTCTTGGTGAGCAATagagagaaaaatcaaaggCAGAAGCAAGATGAGAAATCCAGgtgaaaaaaatttagaaagaataTTGGTCAGCAAAAAGCTTGGACCAAGTTGACCCAagcttcattttctttttgattgcCATCATGTCTAGTGTATAGACAAACGTTGTCCTTTCAGGAAAGTTTCAAATAAACCTTCATTTAGCCCATAAATTTATCATCAACACAAAGGAGAAAACTTTTTCAACCGAAAGTTTGACTGAAAATGAAGCTCAGATAAAAATCATTCATGTTGCATAtgcaatatatattaatttgccAGACTACGTCAATATCTGCAGTTACATAAGGAAAATCCTGTGGTCATACAGCTCATTTTATTTCCCTCGACCAATCaggcaagaaaaaaaaacctgaGTTCTACTTTTACAGTTTCAGCAAGACTTGTGATTAACTAAGATTCAGTTGATGTGGTTGCGTCATCTTTGTGCTTAATCATACCAGAATCCACAAGAATGGGAACCTCAGCTGCAAGCCATGGTGCAAGACCTAAGCAAAGTGCATGAGCAATACCAAATCTAGGGCTGTAAGAAaagccaaaaacaaaaacacatcgTTATTTAAATTCAGAAAACATTAAGAGGATGCTAACTAAAATCTCCTGTAAAAATAAATGTCACTTCATCCCCAAAAGTAGTTTATTTATCTACAAAACGGAATTCACAGCTTTAAATCGTTGTTAAGTCAGTCAAAACGAAACAGCCGTAAGACGAAATAATCTCAAATCACTATTGGAACCCCAGTCTTGAAACAGAAACATTGAGCCCCGCATCAATATTCTGCTAAAGTAAAATCAAGTGTCATATTAAACTACGTTAATCTGCATTTGCAATAAACAactccagaaaaaaaaatatcatttgatCCCAAAAAGCAGGTTATTTATCTACATAAAAGATTTTACAACTGTAAATCATTGTTAGGCCAGTCATTACGAAACAGCCCTAAAACGAAAAAGTCTCAAATCACTATTGGAACACCAGTCTTGAAACAGAAACATTAAGCCCCACATCAGTATTCTGCTAGAGTAAAATCAAGTGTCATATTAAGCTATCTTAATATGCACTTGCATTAAACAACTCCAGATGTTCAGTGACATGAATGAAGCAGAACAGATACCTTCTAGTTATTTTATCCAGCTTTAGATATTGATTAATCAAAAATATCATTTGACCAAGGATCCTAATTGATTCTTGTTGGAATCTTAACAATCCTAACTATTGCAATCACAATAGTTCCTGGTCTTAAATTTGGGCTTGACTCTATTTCAACCCCAAAGTTAGCTAGTATAGTGAGAATTGACCCTCACTTAAATGCATTATTTAGGCCCTATCTTTACTCACCATGAAAATCAGGTCCTTTTCCATACACCTCCCTCCCACTTAACACTACTGTGTTTGGTGAATGGATAATATGATACAGAAAAATCAATCAGGTCTTTTTCAATACAAACCCTCCCACTAAACACTATTGTGTTTGGTGCATGGATGGATAATATGAAAGGTGGCACAATAACAAATCTATATCAGACTTTAACATGGAATTTGAGTGAGACCTTACGAAACCCCAAAAACTAACTCCTAAGATGAAAGTTTCACCTACTAATATACACAATTCCGGTATTTCACTCAATGTGAAACTTAGGTTTTCCCGATACTCAATTTTTGTTGATTCATTCAACACCAATTCCACGTTGAGAGCAGGTATTATTAACACTTTGTCAACTTCCAATTAAAGCACTTAAACTATATATGTGAAAAAATAGCACAACAGTCCCCGATAAACTAACATCTAGTTTAGCGAAAATCCTTTATTTTCATTGGCAACTCTGTAGTTCGGTCCCCGCAAACATATCACAACCTCAATCACAAACAGGTTGAAGTTAATCTTATATGGTTAGTTGAGAAGAAAACGTACCAATTTTTGGCCCAAAGAGGTTTGAAGTGCACAGTCAAGCAGATCTTTCCACCCCTGtacatctataaaataaaaaaggaggGAGCAATTAAAACTTTGCTGTCAGAGGTAGAAAACTAAGGAGGAGGAAAGGGAAaggggaaaagggaaaagaaggAACCTTTTGGGTCTTTCCGTCCAATTGAGGGAGTTCGAGTTCGGGGGCGGTGGAAGGGTAGGTGACAGGGATATCGAATTGGAGGTCGAATTCGTACTTGAGGAGGTTGTAGACGTACCAGCATTTACCGGTCCAACGAGTGCCTTCGGGATTGGCGGCGGAGATGCGAAACCAATCGTTGTCGTTGGACTTGTTCATCTGCGTGTAGGCTATGAGAGCCTTGTACTCTTCCTTCAACCTCTGCGTCCATGCCGCGCCGTCTCGAGGACCCGCCTTCGTCGCAAGCAAAGGGATCTGTGTCAGAGTCGACTTCGTGTTCGGGTCCCAACCTTCCATCTCTCTCTGCTTCAAACGCACGCTGAAATGCCTTCAAACGACATGCTGCTCCTTCGCCCTTTTATACTAGTCAGTGAAAGATTATTAGGAgctgttattttttattcagattacaatatttattttaaataaaaataatttttatgagtCGTATTTTTGACATTGTTTCAAACAtcttttcattgatatatgtcTTCAATGTATAATGTCTTATACATTGaattgagtttatattttttaaaataatattcaataattaaaacTGGAATGCATCATCGTATAAATTgtttattacaatattaaaatacactttatttatttattgtttattatagttatgatataatttacgttattttgaaaagtttaaaataacatCTAAATTTCAGTAcgttatataatataaagttagaatcaaccaaaaaataaaaaatacaataattatcaataattgaGTGTGGTTGTTTTTTTGAGGAG
This DNA window, taken from Vigna radiata var. radiata cultivar VC1973A chromosome 5, Vradiata_ver6, whole genome shotgun sequence, encodes the following:
- the LOC106760895 gene encoding ubiquitin-fold modifier-conjugating enzyme 1, encoding MEGWDPNTKSTLTQIPLLATKAGPRDGAAWTQRLKEEYKALIAYTQMNKSNDNDWFRISAANPEGTRWTGKCWYVYNLLKYEFDLQFDIPVTYPSTAPELELPQLDGKTQKMYRGGKICLTVHFKPLWAKNCPRFGIAHALCLGLAPWLAAEVPILVDSGMIKHKDDATTSTES
- the LOC106762568 gene encoding glutamyl-tRNA reductase 1, chloroplastic isoform X2 — its product is MREKLAIPEAEWPRAIAELCSLNHIEEAAVLSTCNRMEIYVLALSQHRGVKEVMEWMSKTSSVPVSELNQHRFLLYNNDATQHLFEVAAGLDSLVLGEGQILAQVKQVVKVGQGVNGFGRNISGLFKHAITVGKRVRTETNIASGAVSVSSAAVELAFMKLPEASLDNTRMLVIGAGKMGKLVIKHLVAKGCKKMVVVNRTEERVAAIREELKDTEIIYKPLSEMLTCAGEADVVFTSTASETPLFLKSNVKDLPPASQDVGGRRIFVDISVPRNVGSCVSDLEYVRVYNVDDLKEVVAANKEDRLRKAMEAQTIIAEESKQFEAWRDSLETVPTIKKLRAYAERIRLAELEKCLGKMGDDIPKKTRRAVDDLSRGIVNKLLHGPMQHLRCDGNDSRTLSETLENMHALNRMFNLDTEISVLEQKIRAKVEQNQK
- the LOC106762568 gene encoding glutamyl-tRNA reductase 1, chloroplastic isoform X1; the protein is MALPSTFSAPKFDALYLKSSSSSSSQFPSKALPTAFLRHDRTTFVRRGVVRCDSKPSDASVAPNNAISLSALEQLKTSAADRYTKERSSIVVIGLSVHTAPVEMREKLAIPEAEWPRAIAELCSLNHIEEAAVLSTCNRMEIYVLALSQHRGVKEVMEWMSKTSSVPVSELNQHRFLLYNNDATQHLFEVAAGLDSLVLGEGQILAQVKQVVKVGQGVNGFGRNISGLFKHAITVGKRVRTETNIASGAVSVSSAAVELAFMKLPEASLDNTRMLVIGAGKMGKLVIKHLVAKGCKKMVVVNRTEERVAAIREELKDTEIIYKPLSEMLTCAGEADVVFTSTASETPLFLKSNVKDLPPASQDVGGRRIFVDISVPRNVGSCVSDLEYVRVYNVDDLKEVVAANKEDRLRKAMEAQTIIAEESKQFEAWRDSLETVPTIKKLRAYAERIRLAELEKCLGKMGDDIPKKTRRAVDDLSRGIVNKLLHGPMQHLRCDGNDSRTLSETLENMHALNRMFNLDTEISVLEQKIRAKVEQNQK